One Desertifilum tharense IPPAS B-1220 genomic window, GAAAAAGCCATCTTCATCGCAGCCAGGGGAACAAATCTAAGAGCGTCGTTAGTCTATTTCATAGATTGATATCTTGCACCAGTGCCAGAAACCGGGTTTTTTGCCAAGTGATTAAGCTGAAACCCTTGATTTTTCGTTGAAAACTCGGTTTCTCAGGTTGAAAGATCTGAGTAGAGCAATCTTGACAAAAAGAGAACGCCATACCGCTTCAACCCATCCTAGTAAAGGCTCAGGATAGGTCAGATTATTTATTGATACTGGCATTGCCAACAGAATCGGGAGAAATTGGGGTTCTCCCGAATAAAGAATCATGAATTTACCAATTGCACTCACGAAGCCACCGATACCGCTTGTTCATCTGGCTTATACAGTTTCTGTTGAATTTCCATCGCCTTGCTAAAAGAGGCGATCGCATCTTGGTAGCGTTGCACCTCTGCTAAAGCGGTTCCGCGACTGCGCCAGGTTTCGTGATCGTTGGGTTCAATGGCGATCGCTCGATCGTAAGAAACAATCGCATCCTCATAGCGTTTCAGCCGCTCTAGAATAATCCCACGGTTGCGCCAAGCCTCAAACTCATCTTCTCGAATCGCAACCACCCGATCGTAAGAGGCGATCGCCTCATCATAGCGTTGCAAGCGTTCTAACACGCTACCGCGATTAAACCAGGCTTCATAATCGTGGGGACTATGCGAAATTGCTCGATCGTAAGAGGCGATCGCCTCCTCGTAGCGTTGCAGGCGTTCCAAAACATTGCCCCGGTTATACCACGTCTCCGACTTCTCCGGGAACAACGCCAACGCCCGATCGTAAGAAATAACCGCCTGCTCGTAATTTTGCAAGCGTTCTAGAGCATTGCCTCGGTTGTACCACACTTCCGGCTTATCAGGTTGCAGCCCGATCGCGCGATCGTAAGAAGACACCGCCTCTTGATAATTTTGCACCTTTTCCAGCACCGCCCCGCGATTGTGCCAAATTTCCGGGCGTTCGGAATCTAAAGAAATGGCTTGAGCAAAAGAAGACAGCGCCTCCTCGTAGCGGTGTAACTTCTCCAGCGCATTCCCCCGATTAAACCAAGTATCCACCTGCTGAGGATTTAAAGCTCTGGCGCGATCGTAAGCGGCGATCGCTTCTTCATAGCGTTGCAAGCGGCGGAGAATTTCTCCAAACTCGTACCAGGCTAAACTATTGTCAGGTTCTAGTGTCAGAGCGCGCTCATAAGCAATTATCGCCTCTTGATAGCGTTGCAGTTGAGCCAACAAATAGGCGTAGTGGTACCAAGTCTCGTGACGATCGGGTTGTAGTATTACCGCTTGTTCGTAAAGGGCGATCGCGGCTTCAGATTCCCCTTGGTGAGTCAACCTTTGTGCCTCATGTACCAAATCCTCCGCCGTCGGTTGCAGCAGGGGTTCATCCTCTTCTAGGATGTCTACCTCTGGTAACTCCTCTAGATCGATCAGCAGCGAGTCTTCCTCTTCCAAGATCGGCGTTAACGTCTGTACCTGTTGTTCTAACTGAGCTTTCATTGCTTGCAATTCCGAGAGCGATCGCTTCAGCGCCTCTAACTCTTGATGAAAGCGTTGGGTTTCTTGGTGGCGCGTTTGTTGAGCCTGTTCGGTTTGGCGATCCAAATCCGTTAAAATGCGGCTGACGACTTGGCGAGATTTTTCTAACTGCTGTTCGGTACCGTCTAATTCCTGGAGGCGTTTTTGGGTACTACTCACCAACTCGCGGATAACAGCACGGCGCAACAGAAAGACGAGAGCGATCGCGCCGACGGGTAGGAAAATTAAGAATAATAAAACAGTCCGCAATAGGTCAATCAGGCGATCGAGTTCTTCTAAGCGCGATCGCAATAGCAACGTTTGAGTGGGGTTTCCCTCTCCTAAGCGGCGATCGATCTGAGCGTTAACCGTGGCTTCCACCTGCTGAGTAATGCGGTTGAGATCGGACTCCGATAGCTGCAAAACCGGGCTGGGTTGAGGGATAGGCGTCGCAGCCGGACTTGGCACTTGTGCCACAATCGTCTCAGGAGCGCTAACGGCTCTCCAGTTAGAAATCTGGACAACTGCTGCTGCAACTTCGTTCTCTTCTAAACTAGATTCAGGGAAAGAGGGAGAAACCGGATTAGCCTCGACAGACTGGGTTGAGTTAACCTCCGAAACAGCTAAAGCGGCTAATGATAACAGTGCAATCTGTGAAACCCGCATATTCTTCAATTTGCGCTTCCTCTAAGGTATGGGTGGGGATGTGCAAAACTCTCAACCCCCGTGCGCTTCGCTCCCGAAAATCGACAGATGCCCGATCCTTTCTGGAGAGCAAGTCTAGATTGTATTACCAGTTTGAGGGAAGCGATCCGGAACTCATGGGTGCTATCTAAAGGTGTTCGTTAAAATTCTTCGGTTC contains:
- a CDS encoding tetratricopeptide repeat protein, coding for MRVSQIALLSLAALAVSEVNSTQSVEANPVSPSFPESSLEENEVAAAVVQISNWRAVSAPETIVAQVPSPAATPIPQPSPVLQLSESDLNRITQQVEATVNAQIDRRLGEGNPTQTLLLRSRLEELDRLIDLLRTVLLFLIFLPVGAIALVFLLRRAVIRELVSSTQKRLQELDGTEQQLEKSRQVVSRILTDLDRQTEQAQQTRHQETQRFHQELEALKRSLSELQAMKAQLEQQVQTLTPILEEEDSLLIDLEELPEVDILEEDEPLLQPTAEDLVHEAQRLTHQGESEAAIALYEQAVILQPDRHETWYHYAYLLAQLQRYQEAIIAYERALTLEPDNSLAWYEFGEILRRLQRYEEAIAAYDRARALNPQQVDTWFNRGNALEKLHRYEEALSSFAQAISLDSERPEIWHNRGAVLEKVQNYQEAVSSYDRAIGLQPDKPEVWYNRGNALERLQNYEQAVISYDRALALFPEKSETWYNRGNVLERLQRYEEAIASYDRAISHSPHDYEAWFNRGSVLERLQRYDEAIASYDRVVAIREDEFEAWRNRGIILERLKRYEDAIVSYDRAIAIEPNDHETWRSRGTALAEVQRYQDAIASFSKAMEIQQKLYKPDEQAVSVAS